The following proteins come from a genomic window of Lycium ferocissimum isolate CSIRO_LF1 chromosome 4, AGI_CSIRO_Lferr_CH_V1, whole genome shotgun sequence:
- the LOC132054065 gene encoding uncharacterized protein LOC132054065: protein MSSMGFMSTLNRVFVSGAFRPFKTTNRYLVTAFKDEAQNTVRKGADAMKQGADAAKRASHEVKNETSSAADEAMRKTKAVGDKVADTAQDMVEKQNTRQQTWDSIKETTRK, encoded by the exons ATGTCAAGCATGGGATTTATGTCTACTCttaatagagtttttgttagtGGAGCATTCAGACCTTTCAAG ACAACAAATCGTTACCTAGTCACAGCATTTAAAGATGAGGCTCAAAACACAGTAAGAAAGGGTGCAGATGCAATGAAACAGGGGGCTGATGCTGCCAAGAGAGCCAGCCATGAAGTTAAAAACGAGACTTCCTCTGCTGCTGATGAG GCCATGCGCAAGACGAAAGCAGTGGGAGATAAGGTGGCGGACACCGCACAAGACATGGTGGAAAAGCAAAACACACGACAACAAACATGGGATTCGATTAAAGAAACTACCAGAAAATGA